A single region of the Corallococcus caeni genome encodes:
- a CDS encoding serine/threonine-protein kinase, translating into MSQTLAAGLENTLISPSSGAQLAPTLTPGASTTQRRNTVLPRVEWQGQQPSVVPLQRERFEEVRPLGQGGMGEVVLIRDHDIEREVALKRLPPGADLDRVLRFVEEIRTVGMLDHPNIAPVHDVGVDEQGRYYFLMKHLKGETLESIIARLRKSELDALVRYPFQVRVQIFLGVLHAVAYAHGKGFIHRDLKPANIMVGPFGEVTVLDWGLARRVGASAARAIAAGEPTDLHSARPLQTELGSVVGTPLYMSPEQARGEHDTMDARSDVYSLSVLFHELLSLSHYLDGLQSVPDIMTAVQTRTLDMASMHLNSAQGPVPAELMWFVKKGMSKDPKDRFESVDDMVAQLQAALEGRIHVHCQRTMLKKTLHKGLRLADRNPMALTAAGLVGAGLVVASAVHLGLSLFGAMLH; encoded by the coding sequence ATGAGTCAAACGCTCGCGGCCGGCCTGGAAAACACGCTCATCTCTCCGTCCTCGGGGGCGCAGCTCGCGCCCACGCTCACCCCGGGGGCATCCACGACCCAGCGCCGCAACACGGTGCTGCCGCGCGTGGAGTGGCAGGGTCAGCAACCCAGCGTGGTGCCGCTGCAGCGCGAGCGCTTCGAGGAGGTGCGCCCGCTGGGGCAGGGCGGCATGGGCGAGGTGGTGCTGATCCGCGACCACGACATCGAGCGGGAGGTCGCGCTCAAGCGGCTGCCCCCGGGCGCGGACCTGGACCGCGTGCTGCGCTTCGTGGAGGAGATCCGCACGGTGGGCATGCTGGACCACCCGAACATCGCGCCCGTGCACGACGTGGGCGTGGATGAGCAGGGCCGGTACTACTTCCTGATGAAGCACCTGAAGGGCGAGACGCTGGAGTCCATCATCGCCCGGCTGCGCAAGTCGGAGCTGGACGCGCTGGTGCGCTATCCGTTCCAGGTGCGCGTGCAGATCTTCCTGGGCGTGCTGCACGCGGTGGCGTACGCGCACGGCAAGGGCTTCATCCACCGCGACCTCAAGCCCGCGAACATCATGGTGGGCCCCTTCGGCGAGGTGACGGTGCTGGACTGGGGCCTCGCGCGCCGCGTGGGCGCGTCCGCCGCCCGGGCCATCGCGGCCGGTGAGCCGACGGACCTGCACTCGGCCCGGCCGCTGCAGACGGAGCTGGGCTCCGTGGTGGGCACGCCGCTCTACATGTCCCCGGAGCAGGCGCGCGGCGAGCACGACACGATGGACGCGCGCAGCGACGTCTACAGCCTGTCGGTGCTCTTCCACGAGCTGCTGTCGCTGTCGCACTACCTGGACGGCCTCCAGTCAGTGCCGGACATCATGACGGCGGTGCAGACGCGCACGCTGGACATGGCGTCCATGCACCTGAACAGCGCGCAGGGCCCGGTGCCCGCGGAGCTGATGTGGTTCGTGAAGAAGGGGATGAGCAAGGACCCCAAGGACCGCTTCGAGTCCGTGGACGACATGGTGGCGCAGCTGCAGGCCGCGCTGGAGGGCCGCATCCACGTGCACTGCCAGCGCACGATGCTGAAGAAGACCCTGCACAAGGGCCTGCGCCTCGCGGACCGCAACCCCATGGCCCTCACGGCGGCGGGCCTGGTGGGCGCGGGCCTGGTGGTCGCGTCCGCGGTGCACCTGGGCCTGTCGCTCTTCGGCGCGATGCTGCACTGA
- a CDS encoding DUF1800 domain-containing protein, giving the protein MRALPVWPLVAVCLSCASRSQVTAPEAPAPFDEARAVHVLQRLAYGPSEKDLAEVKRLGVDGWVDAQLQPASGDALPPGLEAKLQAFPTLRMSMEQLVEDYPRPPPEMPPEEKRERGPARVVFERSSARVLRAVESPRQLEEVLVDFWFNHFNVSEDKGAVKWLATSYERDAIRPHVFGTFRELLGATAHHPAMLFYLDNWRSTREGLSQEELRHPRRFRRQAAMMEDADDEEEAKPKLGLNENYARELLELHTLGVDGGYTQDDVREVARCFTGWSIRKPRKDPGFVFREVAHDADAKRVLGKAIPAGGGEKDGERVLDLLASHPATARRVALKLAQRFVADEPPPELVDRVAKVFLDSKGDLRAVYRALFQSPEFQSPRARAAKVKTPFEYVVSALRATNAQVEVTPRLLRHLALMGEPLYRAPAPTGFPEVAGPWVNSGALVARLNFGLDLVGGRMPGARVSLDAFAPKQAPSAVEWVDGLGQALLGAKPSEETRATILAALAEKREAASAVDEAPPVDVPLIAGLLLGSPEFQKQ; this is encoded by the coding sequence ATGCGCGCCCTCCCTGTCTGGCCCCTGGTGGCCGTGTGCCTGTCGTGTGCGTCCCGGTCGCAGGTCACGGCACCTGAAGCACCTGCGCCCTTCGACGAGGCGCGCGCGGTGCACGTGCTGCAACGGCTGGCGTACGGCCCGTCGGAGAAGGACCTGGCGGAGGTGAAGCGGCTGGGCGTGGACGGCTGGGTGGACGCCCAGCTCCAGCCCGCGTCCGGTGACGCGCTGCCCCCCGGGTTGGAGGCGAAGCTCCAGGCGTTCCCCACGCTGCGGATGTCGATGGAGCAGCTGGTGGAGGACTACCCCCGGCCGCCCCCGGAGATGCCGCCCGAGGAGAAGCGCGAGCGGGGCCCGGCGCGCGTCGTCTTCGAGCGTTCCTCCGCGCGGGTGCTGCGCGCGGTGGAGAGTCCGCGCCAGCTGGAGGAGGTGCTGGTGGACTTCTGGTTCAACCACTTCAACGTCTCCGAGGACAAGGGCGCGGTGAAGTGGCTGGCCACGTCCTACGAGCGCGACGCCATCCGGCCGCACGTCTTCGGCACCTTCCGGGAGCTGCTGGGCGCGACGGCGCACCACCCGGCGATGCTCTTCTACCTCGACAACTGGCGCAGCACGCGGGAGGGGCTGAGCCAGGAAGAGCTGCGCCACCCGCGCCGCTTCCGGCGCCAGGCCGCGATGATGGAGGACGCGGACGACGAGGAAGAGGCGAAGCCGAAGCTGGGCCTCAACGAGAACTACGCGCGCGAGCTGCTGGAACTGCACACGCTGGGCGTGGACGGCGGCTACACGCAGGATGACGTGCGCGAGGTGGCGCGCTGCTTCACGGGCTGGAGCATCCGCAAGCCGCGCAAGGACCCCGGCTTCGTCTTCCGCGAGGTGGCGCACGACGCGGATGCGAAGCGGGTGCTGGGGAAGGCGATTCCCGCGGGAGGAGGGGAGAAGGACGGGGAGCGGGTGTTGGATCTGCTGGCCAGCCATCCCGCGACGGCGCGCCGCGTGGCGCTGAAGCTCGCGCAACGCTTCGTCGCGGATGAACCACCGCCGGAGTTGGTGGACCGCGTGGCGAAGGTGTTCCTCGACTCGAAGGGGGACCTGCGCGCGGTGTATCGCGCGCTGTTCCAGTCGCCGGAGTTCCAGTCGCCTCGGGCGCGGGCCGCGAAGGTGAAGACGCCCTTCGAATACGTGGTGTCCGCGCTCAGGGCGACGAACGCTCAGGTGGAGGTGACGCCCCGGCTGCTGCGGCATCTGGCCTTGATGGGCGAGCCGCTCTACCGGGCCCCCGCGCCCACGGGCTTCCCGGAAGTGGCCGGGCCCTGGGTGAACAGCGGAGCGCTGGTGGCGAGGCTCAACTTCGGCCTGGACCTGGTGGGAGGCCGGATGCCCGGAGCGCGTGTGTCCTTGGATGCGTTCGCGCCGAAGCAGGCTCCGAGCGCGGTGGAGTGGGTGGACGGCCTGGGGCAGGCGCTGCTGGGCGCGAAGCCGTCGGAGGAGACGCGGGCCACCATCCTCGCGGCGCTGGCGGAGAAGCGCGAGGCCGCGAGCGCCGTGGACGAAGCGCCTCCGGTGGATGTGCCTCTCATCGCGGGGCTGCTGCTCGGCTCGCCGGAGTTCCAGAAACAATGA
- a CDS encoding DUF1501 domain-containing protein gives MTARLSRRQLLQALGVTGAGLVLAPSFLSRAWAATPASTPARRALVTVFLRGGADGLSLVPPVEDDAYQRARPTLALRLQGEHAALKLTGPFGLHPSLGALMPLWSEGKLAVLPGVGLPVAPRSHFDAQDFLESGTPGRKSTADGWLNRALADAKGDAPLRAVALQPTLPRALYGDAGALAMGRLEDFRLRTGRQQGDARQGFSALYSGAVDQALKGAGADAFEAMSRLDGARLAKLPVSPGVTYPTTPLSRRLQDIARLIKGDVGLEVAATEMGGWDTHVAQGVTQGAFAKRCDELGKALASFAADLGPKLDTVTVLVMTEFGRTVKENGNQGTDHGVGGVMLALGGGVKGGVHGRFEALTVEHLQDGRDVPSWTDVRAPLAEALRACRPGVDLSKVFPGYREDRALGMFT, from the coding sequence ATGACCGCACGTCTCTCCCGCAGGCAGCTCCTCCAGGCACTGGGCGTCACGGGCGCGGGCCTCGTGCTGGCACCGTCCTTCCTTTCCCGCGCCTGGGCCGCGACACCCGCCAGTACGCCCGCCCGTCGCGCGCTGGTGACGGTCTTCCTGCGCGGCGGCGCGGATGGTCTCTCGCTGGTGCCACCCGTGGAGGATGACGCCTACCAGCGCGCACGGCCCACACTGGCGCTCAGGCTCCAGGGCGAGCACGCGGCGCTGAAGCTCACGGGCCCCTTCGGGCTGCACCCGTCGCTCGGCGCCTTGATGCCGTTGTGGTCGGAGGGGAAGCTCGCGGTGCTCCCCGGCGTGGGGCTGCCCGTCGCGCCGCGCTCGCACTTCGACGCGCAGGACTTCCTGGAGTCCGGCACGCCCGGCCGGAAGTCGACCGCGGACGGCTGGCTCAACCGCGCGCTCGCGGACGCGAAGGGCGACGCACCCCTGCGCGCCGTGGCCCTGCAACCCACGCTGCCCCGAGCGCTCTACGGCGACGCGGGGGCTCTCGCGATGGGGCGCCTGGAGGACTTCCGGCTGCGCACCGGACGCCAGCAGGGCGACGCACGCCAGGGCTTCTCCGCGCTCTACTCCGGCGCGGTGGACCAGGCCCTGAAGGGCGCGGGCGCGGATGCCTTCGAGGCCATGTCCAGGCTGGACGGAGCGCGCCTCGCGAAGCTGCCCGTATCGCCCGGCGTGACGTACCCGACGACCCCGCTCTCCCGCCGCCTCCAGGACATCGCGCGCCTCATCAAGGGGGACGTGGGGCTCGAAGTCGCCGCGACGGAGATGGGCGGCTGGGACACCCACGTCGCGCAAGGTGTCACCCAGGGCGCGTTCGCGAAGCGCTGCGACGAGCTGGGCAAGGCACTGGCCTCGTTCGCGGCGGACCTGGGCCCGAAGCTCGACACCGTGACGGTGCTGGTGATGACGGAGTTCGGCCGCACCGTGAAGGAGAACGGCAACCAGGGCACCGACCACGGCGTGGGCGGCGTTATGCTCGCGCTGGGCGGCGGCGTGAAGGGCGGCGTGCACGGCCGCTTCGAAGCCCTCACGGTGGAGCACCTCCAGGACGGGCGGGACGTGCCCTCCTGGACCGACGTCCGCGCTCCGCTGGCCGAAGCCCTGCGTGCCTGCCGGCCCGGGGTGGACCTGTCAAAGGTCTTCCCCGGCTACCGGGAGGACCGCGCCCTGGGGATGTTCACCTGA
- a CDS encoding alpha/beta hydrolase, with product MQRLRRPLMAFVLITGMLYLALCALAFAAQRSLIYPAPHAEPTMLRDQPGFGVVPLASGLDVDRFYVPAPPGAPTVVHFHGNGEQLLDQRGFGQALGDAGLGFLAVEYPGYGASPGSATEAGLYSSAEAALQFLREQGVKPEDIVLSGRSLGTGVAVEMARRGYGARMVLVSPYTSMVAMGQRTLPFLPASLLMRDRYLSFDKAPHIPIPVLIIHGEEDEVIPVDMGRTLGPRFPQARVVTVPGAHHNDVLERGGQEEFARLATFALDGT from the coding sequence GTGCAACGCCTCCGCCGCCCCCTCATGGCCTTCGTCCTCATCACCGGCATGCTGTACCTCGCGCTGTGCGCGCTCGCCTTCGCCGCGCAGCGCTCGCTCATCTACCCCGCGCCCCATGCTGAGCCCACGATGCTGCGCGACCAGCCCGGCTTCGGCGTGGTGCCGCTGGCCAGCGGCCTCGACGTGGACCGCTTCTACGTGCCCGCGCCGCCGGGGGCCCCCACGGTGGTGCACTTCCACGGCAACGGCGAGCAGCTCCTGGATCAGCGGGGCTTCGGCCAGGCGCTCGGGGACGCGGGGCTGGGCTTCCTCGCGGTGGAGTACCCGGGCTACGGCGCGTCGCCGGGCAGTGCGACGGAGGCGGGCCTGTACTCGTCCGCGGAGGCCGCGCTCCAGTTCCTGCGCGAGCAGGGCGTCAAGCCGGAGGACATCGTGCTCAGCGGGCGCAGCCTGGGCACCGGCGTCGCGGTGGAGATGGCGCGGCGCGGGTACGGCGCACGCATGGTGCTGGTGTCCCCGTACACGTCCATGGTCGCCATGGGCCAGCGCACGCTCCCCTTCCTGCCCGCGTCGCTGCTGATGCGCGACCGCTACCTGTCGTTCGACAAGGCCCCCCACATCCCCATCCCCGTCCTCATCATCCACGGCGAAGAAGACGAGGTGATCCCCGTGGACATGGGCCGCACGCTGGGACCGCGCTTCCCCCAGGCCCGGGTGGTGACCGTGCCGGGCGCCCACCACAACGACGTGCTGGAGCGGGGCGGCCAGGAGGAGTTCGCGCGGCTGGCCACGTTCGCGCTCGACGGGACCTGA
- a CDS encoding methylthioribulose 1-phosphate dehydratase, producing MSIDPAPAATLSEAAREIVEVGRFLSVRNFVPATSGNFSRRLDARTAAVTRSGVDKGELVEADILVADIHAPPPKGSSAETPLHLQLYRDRPEAQAVLHTHSVVAALLSNLRLPEGELVLQDFELLKALGDTRTHEAAVSIPIFPNDQDIPRLADKVTAMLTKRTDLVAYLIAGHGLYTWGRSMAEARRHVVALEHLLTYELEKMKVRR from the coding sequence ATGAGCATCGACCCGGCCCCTGCCGCGACCCTGTCCGAAGCGGCCCGTGAAATCGTCGAAGTGGGCCGCTTCCTCAGCGTGCGCAACTTCGTGCCCGCCACCAGCGGCAACTTCTCCCGCAGGCTGGATGCCCGCACCGCCGCCGTCACGCGCTCCGGCGTGGACAAGGGCGAGCTGGTGGAGGCGGACATCCTGGTGGCGGACATCCACGCGCCGCCGCCCAAGGGCTCGTCCGCGGAGACGCCCCTGCACCTGCAGCTTTATAGAGACCGGCCGGAGGCGCAGGCCGTGCTGCACACGCACTCCGTGGTGGCCGCGCTCCTGTCGAACCTGCGGCTGCCGGAGGGCGAGCTGGTGCTCCAGGACTTCGAGCTGCTCAAGGCCCTGGGCGACACGCGCACGCACGAGGCGGCGGTGTCCATCCCCATCTTCCCCAACGACCAGGACATCCCCCGGCTCGCGGACAAGGTGACCGCGATGCTCACGAAGCGCACGGACCTGGTCGCGTATCTCATTGCCGGCCACGGGCTCTATACCTGGGGCCGGAGCATGGCCGAGGCGCGCCGCCACGTGGTGGCGCTGGAACACCTGCTGACGTACGAACTCGAGAAGATGAAGGTGCGGCGATGA
- a CDS encoding 1,2-dihydroxy-3-keto-5-methylthiopentene dioxygenase yields MSKLIVYNDHQPEAPLGVYTEPEDIRRELKPAGVRFERVNASVDLPDGAGQEEVLAAYKHIVDAEMKAHGYNTVDVARIKPDAPNVEAARAKFLSEHAHTEDESRIMVEGSGCFYLHAGDKVFQVECTRGDLISVPEGMKHWFDMGAAPRFAAIRFFIRPDGWVGHFTGETIAERFPKYAP; encoded by the coding sequence ATGAGCAAGCTGATTGTCTACAACGACCACCAGCCGGAGGCGCCGCTGGGCGTCTACACCGAGCCCGAGGACATCCGTCGCGAGCTGAAGCCCGCGGGCGTGCGCTTCGAGCGCGTGAACGCGTCCGTGGACCTGCCGGACGGCGCGGGCCAGGAAGAGGTCCTCGCGGCCTACAAGCACATCGTGGACGCGGAGATGAAGGCCCACGGCTACAACACCGTGGACGTGGCGCGCATCAAGCCGGACGCCCCCAACGTGGAGGCCGCCCGCGCGAAGTTCCTCTCCGAGCACGCCCACACGGAGGACGAGTCGCGCATCATGGTGGAGGGCAGCGGCTGCTTCTACCTGCACGCGGGCGACAAGGTGTTCCAGGTGGAGTGCACGCGCGGCGACCTCATCAGCGTGCCGGAGGGCATGAAGCACTGGTTCGACATGGGCGCCGCGCCCCGCTTCGCCGCCATCCGCTTCTTCATCCGCCCGGACGGCTGGGTGGGCCACTTCACCGGCGAGACCATCGCCGAGCGCTTCCCGAAGTACGCACCGTGA
- the mtnC gene encoding acireductone synthase: MSAPKAIVTDIEGTTSSIAFVKDVLFPFARKHLAEYVATHGQSATVRQCLSDARTLAGEPGLDETGTVALLQRWLNVDRKATPLKTLQGLIWEQGYARGEIKGHVHADAARALREWHARGLRLYVYSSGSIAAQKLIFGYSVEGDLTPVFSGYFDTTTGPKVEAASYTKIAQALELPPGDILFLSDNVAELDAAKQAGLRTAALDRGEVALPPDHGHPVFHDFTSLDPFARVS, translated from the coding sequence GTGAGCGCGCCCAAGGCCATCGTCACGGACATCGAAGGCACCACCAGCTCCATCGCCTTCGTGAAGGACGTCCTCTTCCCCTTCGCCCGGAAGCACCTGGCGGAGTACGTCGCCACGCACGGGCAGTCAGCCACCGTGCGCCAGTGCCTCTCCGACGCCCGCACGCTCGCGGGTGAGCCCGGGCTGGACGAGACAGGTACCGTGGCGCTGCTCCAGCGCTGGCTCAACGTGGACCGCAAGGCCACGCCGCTCAAGACGCTCCAGGGGCTCATCTGGGAGCAAGGCTACGCGCGCGGCGAAATCAAGGGCCACGTCCACGCGGACGCGGCCCGGGCCCTGCGTGAGTGGCACGCCAGGGGCCTGCGCCTGTATGTCTATTCCTCCGGCAGCATCGCCGCGCAGAAGCTCATCTTCGGCTACAGCGTGGAGGGGGATTTGACGCCGGTGTTCTCCGGCTACTTCGACACCACCACCGGCCCCAAGGTGGAGGCCGCGTCGTATACGAAGATTGCCCAGGCGCTGGAGCTGCCGCCGGGGGACATCCTGTTCCTCTCCGACAACGTGGCGGAGCTGGACGCGGCGAAGCAGGCGGGCCTGCGCACCGCGGCCCTGGACCGGGGCGAGGTGGCCCTGCCGCCGGACCACGGGCACCCGGTGTTCCACGACTTCACGTCGCTCGATCCGTTCGCGCGCGTGTCTTGA